Below is a genomic region from Pleuronectes platessa chromosome 18, fPlePla1.1, whole genome shotgun sequence.
ACATCAGGTGAGTtgttccctcacctcctccacagcttcctcgtctcctccgtgttgtcccctcacctcctccacgttgttccctcacctcctccacagctccctcgtctcctccgggttgttccctcacctcctccgtgttgtcccctcacctcctccacgttgttccctcacctcctccacagctccCTCACCTGCTCCACGTTgtcccctcacctcctccacgttgtcccctcacctcctccacgttgtttcctcacctcctccacagctccCTCGTCTCCTCCGGGTTGTTCCCTCGTCTCCTCCGTGTTgtcccctcacctcctccacgttgttccctcacctcctccacagcttcgtctcctccgtgttgtcccctcacctcctccacgttgtcccctcacctcctccacgttgttccctcacctcctccacagctccctcgtctcctccaggttgttccctcacctcctccgtgtTGTCCCCTCACCTGCTCCACGTtgttccctcacctcctccacagcttcgtctcctccgtgttgtcccctcacctcctccacgttgttccctcacctcctccacagctccCTCGTCTCCTCCGGGTTGTTCCCTCGTCTCCTCCGTGTTgtcccctcacctcctccacgttgtcccctcacctcctccacgttgttccctcacctcctccacagctccctcgtctcctccgggttgttccctcacctcctccgtgtTGTCCCCTCACCTGCTCCACGTTGTTCCCTCACACAGAACCTACCTGGTCAGATGAACGTTGTTccctcacagcagcagcttcctgtcttGGGACCAGAGCCTGAACTCCGAAGCAGGATTTGTTATCAGAGTAACTTCAGGTTTAACTCACTTttcttttatgtattttattgaaAACCCCTCAGTACAGTTTGTTACATCACACAAGTCAAACACAGTTTCCCCACAGACGGACGAAGGAGGACGCTAACAGAGGAGCGtgctggggtcaaaggtcaaaggttcaaCTATCACCTCgctgcagaaacaaaaacaccctTAAAACCATTTAAtctttaacaaaataaaaacaaacctgaaACTGAGTGTATTTACAATATTGCCTAAAACCAGTTATAACCTGACGTCAGCAGATCTGACACGTGTCCCTCGACATCTACACTGTTCAAAACAACACGGTTACACATCCTCACGTTCACGTTTGTCTGACTCATGATGTTATTGAAGGGGAGCAGTTTGACGGCTGACCACAGGGGGTCACTGGTGCAAAGCACAGACTCATTCCAACACTGGTTTGTTCCCACCAAGGAGCAAATGAGTCAAACTAAATTCCACATTTGTATTTGATTTTGAAGCTGATTActattttaaataatcaattAACATTAAACATGATTTAGTGACTTTGAAAGTTTAGAATTTTAGACCGAGAAATAAACAGTGGAGTGACTTTCATGTCACAGACCGAGTGGTCATcgtttttcttcaaaaataaatctgTAGTTGTTTGTgcattaaaatcaaatttaaaagatTTGATTGAATTAAAAACGCAAAGATACGAAATCAAACTCGGTTCATTTAGTGGCTGATATGAAGCTTATAGAAACAATAAAGTTCAATCTAATactcatattttcatatttgtttccacagagaacCAGACGACGAATCAGAATCTGAGACCAGACACGTGGATGTTTTGAAacaatttcattttcaaaattgCAAAATGAGAGAAAAGCTAAAAGTTTACAGCAGTTTAGATAAAAGTCGGAGCAGCTTCGTTTGTTTCTGTCGACCGAAGCAGGAGAAagttaaaaatacacaacaggtGTGTCACGTCCAAGCTCCGCCCCCTGAGACCAGCTGAAGTCAGCAGTCTTTCGTCCTCAACATCCCATAATCCACTGTGACAGGTGACCGGGTCTTAGAGTCAGAAGCTGAGCAGGTGCCAGTGAAGGCAACATCGCGTGACGACTCAGAGACACCTGAACGCACCGTTCCATCAGGTTTAAAGGGGGAGTTGTGTTTAGGAGGCGGAGCCTGAAGTGTGACGCCAGCGGTCTGAACACGCGGGGGGGCGGGCTGTTTGAGAACGAGACGCTCGGTTTTACTTCAAACTAAAAACATCAACAGCTGCTGACGGGGACAACAAACAATATGCTGTtaacttcaaaacaaacacacccaaacTACAACTTCACCCGCCCGCCCCCTAGCCTTCCCTGAAGAGTCCCcacaataaatcaaacacacactgggaaTATTAATCCTACGAGCTCTGTGGACCTGAGCGGCGGTTGGAGGACAGAGTCGTGGGACTCGTCCACGTCGGGGACTTTATGGGACTGAATCGTGACGTGATGAAGATCCTGAACCGTCCAACACGCTGAGACGTCTTTGATTGGGTGTAAGACACGGGAGCTCCTGAAGGGGGCGTGCTCCGGTCAGAGGCTGCAGAAAGAACAGAGTTCTGATCCTGAACAAGTTTTTGGTGAATGAGATCAGATGTTGGTCTGAGGCTCAGAAGAAcgatgtgatgaagatgaatctGTAAAAACCTGTGAAGAAGAAGGTCCCGATACGAGAAGTCGGGTTTCCTGGAGGTGAACCTGATGTTTGGATCAGCTCAGATGTTCAGAACAAGTCCAGTTCAGACTACAAGGTGTCTTCATGGGGACACTAGATCCACCACTGACCTGATCTTAAGGATGAACTTCTTTATAACGAGGTGTTTGTATGATCAGGTCCTTCAACGCCATCTGTACTGAAGATGCAATATGTACATGAACCATAGGGGGCAGTGTGGTGTTCCTGCTGCACAGTGACAATCGAATGTCCGTCAAAATATCCACAGTCGAGGTCGCTCGACAGCTGCTGGGAAACATCTGGACACCAGGTGGCTGCTCCACGTCCCAGTGACACTGATTCACTACAAAACATCTGCATCTTGAAAGTGTACAGGACAAACTGCCATTTGGGAACTGAGGTCACCTGATGGAACACATCTTGTAGTCTGgactggacccccccccccccactggtaTAAAATAAAGTAGTCGTCCCATGAGACCACGTGGGTTTTGGTTTTCACACCTGTTCTTTAACAAGGAGCCGGTTCACACCTTCAGCTGAGAACCATCAGGGAAACTTCTGatcacatatttatattttatctaaaaacaaactgaaagggTTAAAATTCAGATCAGTGTCCTGGTGCTGCTGATGTTGTTGCCGTGGTTACGGTGATTGTTGTCTGGTGGAGGtctggagacggagacggagacggagacggagacaaACAGGACGACACACAGACGACGAGCTGATCGAAGGACTAGTCGTcttcgtcatcatcatcgtcttcCTCGCCTTCATCGTCCacgtccctcttcctcttctgtcccTGGACGCCGGGTTGGCCCTCTGCACAGACAgaatcaaccaatcagagaggCTGTAGGGTTCTGACCAATCAAAGCTCTTCAGTTCAAACTTCTGCATCTTCTCTTACAGACACAAACTATTTACAGGTGGTGATTAACGTTATGAAGAATATCTTCAAAGAGGCTGAATATTAACTTGAATTATTAAGGTAAAATGTTATGGATTttgacctgtcaatcaaacataattaaataagaCTTCTCTGTTCACTGGACATCACTtaccttcttcctcctcttcctctgcaaagtcttcctcatcctcctgagACTAGAAGACAAAAGTCACTCAACACACAACTTCACACTTCAAGAGTAACACACAGGCAGCTTGCTTCTGATTGGATGACACTAATGAAGCGCTACCTATGtcagatcatgtgaccagaTCTCCATCAGACCGACTCTGACAGTTGAGATTTTTAATTCTCTGTAATAAGATTTCATTTCAATGTAAATATGATCATGTGTTGtagattatattaaatattaactcATACATCAAATATTCTCAGATCTACAGAGGAACATTCATTAGATTATCAattcatttagaaaaacactgaatgaaACCTCACAGCTGAAGTCCGGCCGTCCCACCGGCTCAGGACGGACCAGCAGAGACTCATGTCCTGAATGTGAGCCGGCGGGGGGGCGACCTGCAGGTGATGAGTTACCCACCTGATCTCCCCTGGTCGCCTGAAAGCTCAGccccacctctcctccctctgagccgtcctcgtcctcttcttcatcctcctcgtcctcgtagTCTCCAGTCGGCCCCGCCCCGTCCTCCCCGTCCTCGTCTGTGAAGACAGACACGAGGTTAAGAGACGTTCAGAGGTTTCTCTGCCGAGCACTGAACCCTGTGTCCCACCTTCGTCCTCGGCCTCTGAGTCCGGAGCCTCGTTGTCCTCCTGGTCGAAGCCGTCCAGGTAGGTGACCTGAGGCAGCAGCTCGAAGACGCTGTCCCTGTAGTCCTCCAGAGACGTGATCTCACAGTTAAACAGGTCCAGACTCTGGAGACTCTTCAGGTTTTGCTGCAGCAGGAAACAACCTGTTAGCAAGTTAGCAGCTAAAAACAGATGcaagtttatgtgtgtgtctgtgtttgtgtgtctgtctgtgtctgtgagtgagtgtgtttgtttgtatctgtgagtgagtctgtgagtaagtctctgagtgtgtgtgttagtgtgtctgtgtctgtctgtgtctgtgagtgagtcTTTGagcaagtgagtgtgtgtctgtgagtgagtgagtgtgtttgtgtgtctgtctgtgtctgtgagtgagtgagtgtgtgtgtgtgtctgtgagtgagtgagtgtgtttgtgtgtctgtgtgtgtctgtcagtgagtgagtgtgtgtgtctgtgtgtgtgtgtgtgtgtgtctgtgagtgtgtgtgtgtctgtgagtgtgtgtctgtgagtgagtgtgtgtgtgtctgtcagtcagtgagtgtgtgtgtgtctgtgtgtgtgtgtctgtgagtgagtgtgtctgtgtgtgtgtgtctgtgagtgtgtgtgtgtctgtgtgtgtgtgtctgtgtgtgtgtgtgtgtctgtgagtgtgtgtgtgtgtgtgtgtgtgtgtgtcctgaccaGGGCCTCCACGTTGCTCAGCTCTTTGATCTTGTTCCCACTCAGGTTcagatacgtcaggtttggacATTTTTCTGACAAAGTTTCCAAAGAACCAGACAGTTGTTGTCGCTCAACTccagctgaagaagaaaagtcGTACATGTTAAAtatctgctaacacggaggaggatgGTTCATGTCCTATagagcagccagccaccagggggcgatacaTCTGTGTTTACAGTCTACATTTGGGACATGTCCCTCAGGACGCTGGGGACATGTCCCTCAGGACGCTGGGGACTTGTCCCTCAGGACGCTGGGGGACATGTCCCTCAGGACGCTGGGGGACTTGTCCCTCAGGACGCTGGGGGACATGTCCCTCAGGACGCTGGGGGACATGTCCCTCAGGACGCTGGGGACGTGTCCCTCAGGACGCTGGGGGACATGTCCCTCAGGACGCTGGGGACATGTCCCTCAGGACGCTGGGGGAGCAGCAGACTCATGTTGTTACCTTCCGTAGTTTGGGCAGCGACGGCAGTTTAGCCAAAGAGCCGAGCCCCACGTTGACCATGCTGAGGAACTCCAGCTCCTTGAAGTCCTCCGAGAGTCCCTCCACCTCCCCGTCCGCAGAGCGGCTGTTGTCCACCACCAGCTCCGCTATCTGAGGGGACACATGAGGACAGACGGAcgggtggagacagacagacgggtggagacagacgggtggagacagacgggtggaggacagacagacgggtggagacggagacagacgggtggagacagacgggtggaggacagacagacgggtgaaGGTTTTTTTGAGGACATTGCTCATATTACCCAGAATTCCTCTGGTTGTTACATAAGCAGCAGACACTGGTTAAGAATGAAAACCAGAGGCCGACCAGTAAGGGGGCGTGTTTAACCTCCTATAAGCTGGGGGGGGCGGGATGCTCTACACGCACCatctgccgcccccccccccccccactcataCAACATGACACCAGTGTATACTACTGACGCTGAtcggtttgtgcacacacacacacacacactcacacacactcacactcacacacacacacacacacacctcggtAACGCCATTTTGACCCGTTAGCGTCGTTGTTTACACCATCGCCTTCGTTACAGTAACGAGGTAACGTTTCTTTATATATAGATGTATTTGTTTAGATCCGCGTTGACGCCACAATAATCCGCTCAGAGTAACGTTAAGTCGGTAACGCGTTACCACCGCGCTCCGGCTCAAAATGTCTGAGCGACCTCCGCTCGACCGGGTCGCTCCACCGGGTCGGGTCGCTCCACCGGGTCGGGTCGCTCCACCGGGTCGCTCCACCGGGTCGGGTCGCTCGACCGGGTCGCTCCACCGGGTCGGGTCGCGACCAGCCGCGGGTAGAACCGCGGAGTTCTGAACGCAGTTTGACAAAACGTCGTTTCAAACGATGTCTCCGTCGAAGTTGAAGAGAGTTAAAATGTCGGCTCACCGGAGCGAGGAGCCGCCGCTGCTCGGTGCGCAGCGCGGCTCCGGGACGAGGACCGGCGATGAGCCCCGTGCACCGGCTCCGATTACCGGACAGACGCTAAGTTACTCTGCGTGAGAGGCTCGGCTCGTCCGGTAGAACCGAGTCAGTCGAGCGGCGGAGACCGGTTCAAAGTTAAAGTTTCTGATGGACCGGGTCGAAGCTGAACCGAGGACAGATTTAACGCGAGGACCGAGGACTTTAACCGGTTTAATATAAGATTCTCCGGCACGGAGGGGGTTTACCGGAGAggagggggacggggggggcGGACCGAGCCGCGGGATGCTTCCACATCCACCGGGTCCGCTGCGGTCGGTTTACCGGACTATGAAGTGACCGATAAACGCTCCGTGGCCCCGGTGGCTCCGGTGGCCCCGGTGGCCCCGGTGGCCCCGGTGGCCCCGGTGGCTCCGGGGCTCGTCTCGGGTTATTTCAGACTTTTAAAAGGAGCGGGACTCACCTCCGCCGGGTTCCGGCTCCGCAGCTCCAGACTGATCCTCTTCTTCATGTCCATGGTGCCGGTGTCGGTGCTTCGTGTGCTCGGTAACGGTCCCGGTGCTCGGTGCTCGGAGCGGCTCTCCTCTAACGGACTGAGTCTCTACTGATCCTCCATGATACCTCCGCCCGCCCCCTCCGCCTGGGCCCGCCCCCACACACTCGCGGTTGGCCGCGTGCCTCTGTGCCGGCGCTCATTGGGCGATGGGTACGTCAATCAAAGGTGATCGCATTTAATCCACGAGGTGGGCGGGATTATGCGGGGGTCTAACAAAGgatcatgggaaatgtagttatTTCATATAGGCAACGTCTTCGTTCTTCTCTTGATTGACAGTTGCCTCAGCCAATCACgcccctcctctcttctgtaGTTTAGCAGATCAGTTTGTTTACATAGATTTTGATCGTGTGATTATAatcagaatgaaaacaaacactaaaTAAATCAGGAAGGTTTTAATTTTTGATactttaatttatatattttcttgctTGGAATACTCTGAGCAGTGGTAGAAGAGCCTGTGACCCGAGCATTTCATCACGTGACATCACGCCTTTGATAATAAACTCCCTGTACTAAAAAGGCAGCGAAGGGGCGGGGCTTATTCAGTATAAAGTGTAAATAACATTGTAAGTTAATAATTTTGTCTTCGTAGATTCCGTGTTTTCTCGTTGATAAAATAAATTGTCTTTAAGTGTTATGTCATTTCACTCAAATCATTTTTATCAAGCAGAGTTTTAAGATAtctattttcttttctctttgttttccttttaggtAAAGAGTGGACATTAGCagatcttcctcttctctttcagaACACTGTCTTAATGTCCTGTGTGATGTTCTGTGTGTGGACAATGTTAATGTGTAACTCTGATTGGCCTGGATCCTGGTGGCCTCCATGGACAGTTGACCCCACTGGCCTAAGACTTGTACCCGTGGCACCTAGTGTCATGTTAAAAATGATGTGATGTACTGTGTGAGTGCATttgataaaaggaaataaaaagaaatttaaaaaaaaaagcagacttTTAAGAAGTTAAAAAACTGAACAGGTTTATAAATGTGCCATGTTGATTATGACCAGGGAGAAGTATTGGGCCCTGAACACCTCGTGCAGCGTTCAGGTGTCACTGcgtcaaacacacaacagaaaagaTGTTATTCAAAAAACAAGTATTTATATTTCTGAGTACTTCAACCTGGGCAGGCAGCCGTCATCCATCATCATTCAGGtacagttaaaaaaatacaactttttaTGTACATAGAAAAAGGTTGAGCTTATAAAAACAACTCAAATGAATCAGTGATGGGAGGACGAGGCGCACCAACATGAGAACCAGCCGACAGGGAGGCATCCTGATCGATTACAGGGGGAGGGAGCCAGGGAGAACAGAACAGCCGAGACTTCAGACACTCCACATGTATGTCCACTCGTCGGTTCACACGCGTGTTTTTATGCTGATTCAGAGAAAATTCTAATTAGTGGACGTACAGCTGAGTCGTGTTAGTTGGTACACGGTCACGTTTAATTCATATTTCCTCAGATCCACTCAGAAGCTTATTCACGTCAGAGCTCGGCCCAGTGAGGTCGTCTTCCTGT
It encodes:
- the anp32e gene encoding LOW QUALITY PROTEIN: acidic leucine-rich nuclear phosphoprotein 32 family member E (The sequence of the model RefSeq protein was modified relative to this genomic sequence to represent the inferred CDS: inserted 1 base in 1 codon), whose translation is MDMKKRISLELRSRNPAEIAELVVDNSRSADGEVEGLSEDFKELEFLSMVNVGLGSLAKLPSLPKLRKLELSDNNXSGSLETLSEKCPNLTYLNLSGNKIKELSNVEALQNLKSLQSLDLFNCEITSLEDYRDSVFELLPQVTYLDGFDQEDNEAPDSEAEDEDEDGEDGAGPTGDYEDEEDEEEDEDGSEGGEVGLSFQATRGDQEDEEDFAEEEEEEEGQPGVQGQKRKRDVDDEGEEDDDDDEDD